The following proteins are co-located in the Chitinivibrio alkaliphilus ACht1 genome:
- the secG gene encoding preprotein translocase subunit SecG, whose amino-acid sequence MFGFLLVLFVLVCLLLGLFILVQSDTGGGISGAIGGGLSSANSAIGAQNTENILTRGTTLLAVLYFGLALGLFVMASNYGAGGGILDAPVQRQEQQGGQEQGVDVIDPSDVEVPADEMEQPDVAPIPQGEEVLPEEEVPMGDIEMGEPTPEQEHVPQGE is encoded by the coding sequence ATGTTTGGATTTTTATTAGTGCTGTTTGTTCTGGTTTGCTTACTCCTTGGGCTGTTCATTTTAGTTCAGTCAGATACAGGAGGGGGAATATCTGGAGCAATTGGTGGAGGCTTAAGTAGTGCCAACTCTGCCATAGGGGCACAAAATACTGAGAATATTCTGACTCGGGGAACAACCCTTCTTGCAGTGTTGTATTTTGGGTTAGCACTAGGACTCTTTGTTATGGCTTCAAATTACGGAGCCGGTGGAGGCATCCTTGATGCTCCAGTACAACGACAGGAACAACAGGGCGGACAAGAGCAAGGTGTTGATGTTATAGATCCTTCTGATGTGGAAGTGCCTGCTGATGAAATGGAGCAACCCGATGTAGCACCGATTCCACAGGGTGAAGAAGTCCTTCCTGAGGAAGAAGTTCCCATGGGTGACATTGAGATGGGAGAGCCAACTCCTGAGCAAGAACATGTCCCGCAGGGTGAATAA